The Aeromicrobium senzhongii genome includes a window with the following:
- a CDS encoding helix-turn-helix domain-containing protein yields the protein MAPEHQFLTANDVAETLKVDVRVVWSLLKSGELRGFQVGGRKMWRIEASALEDYIARQYERTARETELSAPREPQSTPTAD from the coding sequence ATGGCTCCCGAGCACCAGTTCCTCACCGCGAACGACGTCGCCGAGACCCTCAAGGTCGATGTCCGGGTCGTCTGGAGCCTGCTCAAGTCCGGCGAGCTGCGCGGGTTCCAGGTCGGCGGCCGCAAGATGTGGCGCATCGAGGCCAGCGCCCTGGAGGACTACATCGCCCGCCAGTACGAGCGGACGGCGCGCGAGACCGAGCTCAGCGCTCCTCGAGAGCCGCAATCGACGCCCACGGCAGACTGA
- a CDS encoding Hsp20/alpha crystallin family protein, producing the protein MMIRSTDPFREFDRLTQQFFGTTNRPAVMPMDAWREGDTFVVEFDLPGVSKESIDLDIERNVLTVRAERVVGNGDWEMLATERARGMFSRQLVLGDNLDLDRIEAAYDDGVLRLSIPVAERAKPRKIEITGATKDDQAAIGV; encoded by the coding sequence ATGATGATTCGTTCGACCGACCCGTTCCGTGAGTTCGACCGGCTCACCCAGCAGTTCTTCGGCACCACCAACCGCCCGGCCGTCATGCCCATGGACGCCTGGCGCGAGGGCGACACCTTCGTGGTGGAGTTCGACCTGCCCGGTGTGTCCAAGGAGAGCATCGACCTCGACATCGAGCGCAACGTCCTGACCGTGCGCGCCGAGCGCGTCGTCGGCAACGGCGACTGGGAGATGCTCGCCACCGAACGCGCTCGCGGCATGTTCAGCCGCCAGCTGGTCCTGGGCGACAACCTGGACCTCGACCGCATCGAGGCCGCCTACGACGACGGCGTTCTGCGGCTGAGCATCCCCGTCGCCGAGCGGGCCAAGCCGCGCAAGATCGAGATCACCGGCGCGACGAAGGACGACCAGGCCGCCATCGGCGTCTGA
- a CDS encoding DUF2505 domain-containing protein, with product MKFTERFEYPADPEQVFALISDQTFREQSCERQGARDYTVTVEPQGDTTTVTIVRTMESDMPDFIKKLTGDAVTVTQVEKWGPADAAGSRTAEVSVDIHGQPARMQGTSTIAAHGATTTMSVDGDVKVSIPLIGRRIEPEVAKAISASLKDEVEFGATRL from the coding sequence GTGAAGTTCACCGAGCGGTTCGAGTACCCGGCCGACCCCGAGCAGGTCTTCGCCCTGATCAGCGACCAGACCTTCCGCGAGCAGTCCTGCGAGCGCCAGGGAGCGCGCGACTACACCGTGACCGTCGAGCCGCAGGGTGACACCACGACCGTCACGATCGTCCGCACCATGGAGTCGGACATGCCCGACTTCATCAAGAAGCTCACCGGCGACGCCGTGACGGTCACCCAGGTCGAGAAGTGGGGCCCGGCCGACGCGGCGGGGTCGCGCACCGCCGAGGTGTCGGTCGACATCCACGGTCAGCCCGCGCGTATGCAGGGAACCTCCACGATCGCGGCCCACGGCGCCACCACCACGATGTCGGTCGACGGCGACGTGAAGGTCTCGATCCCCCTGATCGGCCGCCGGATCGAGCCGGAGGTCGCCAAGGCGATCTCGGCGTCGCTCAAGGACGAGGTCGAGTTCGGCGCGACCCGCCTCTGA
- a CDS encoding LysM peptidoglycan-binding domain-containing protein: MVDLSTVGWESALRWLLAAALAAWALWWLLGLALVLVDRRLAARLGPPVLRALLVTGAVVATATPARAGSSGPLEGLALPERPLTRAAPSPEPSPPPATRTHVVVAGESLWSIAQDHSPGGTAATTSTEVARWHDANRDVIGSDPDLIHPGQRLDPPGAR; this comes from the coding sequence ATGGTCGACCTGTCGACGGTGGGATGGGAGTCCGCGCTGCGCTGGCTGCTGGCCGCGGCCCTGGCGGCCTGGGCCCTGTGGTGGCTGCTCGGCCTCGCCCTGGTGCTCGTCGATCGCCGGCTCGCGGCCCGCCTCGGCCCTCCGGTGTTGCGCGCGCTCCTCGTCACCGGCGCCGTGGTGGCGACCGCCACGCCCGCCCGAGCCGGCTCGAGCGGGCCGCTGGAGGGCCTGGCCCTGCCGGAACGTCCACTGACCCGGGCTGCTCCGTCGCCGGAGCCGTCACCGCCGCCCGCGACCCGGACCCACGTCGTCGTCGCGGGCGAGTCCCTGTGGTCGATCGCTCAGGACCACTCCCCCGGCGGCACCGCCGCCACGACCAGTACCGAGGTCGCACGGTGGCACGACGCCAACCGCGACGTCATCGGATCCGATCCCGACCTCATCCATCCCGGCCAGCGACTCGACCCACCAGGAGCACGATGA
- a CDS encoding Rv3235 family protein has product MITATALATDPFAPHQVPLPFPPSPPLLPVPVERGDARELRHRCARFTQALAEVITGVRPPRQLGAWLSRDVYEQLHEYVTARFVAGGARHSPRVVSVHIAMVDDGAAEIAARMVHRGRSHAIAVRLQRGRDHQGRTTWRCTAAEWA; this is encoded by the coding sequence ATGATCACCGCCACGGCACTCGCCACCGACCCGTTCGCGCCGCACCAGGTGCCGCTGCCCTTCCCGCCGTCACCGCCGCTGCTACCGGTGCCGGTGGAACGCGGCGACGCCCGCGAGCTGCGTCACCGGTGCGCGCGGTTCACCCAGGCACTGGCCGAGGTCATCACGGGGGTGCGACCTCCGCGCCAGCTCGGCGCGTGGCTGAGCCGCGACGTGTACGAGCAGCTGCACGAATACGTGACGGCCCGTTTCGTCGCCGGCGGTGCGCGCCACAGCCCCCGGGTCGTCTCGGTGCACATCGCGATGGTCGACGACGGAGCCGCCGAGATCGCCGCCCGCATGGTCCACCGCGGCCGCTCCCACGCGATCGCGGTGCGGCTGCAGCGCGGCCGTGACCATCAGGGGCGCACGACCTGGCGCTGCACCGCCGCCGAGTGGGCCTGA
- a CDS encoding wax ester/triacylglycerol synthase family O-acyltransferase → MQRLSPLDAMFLHQDHPEAPRQVASLAIITPGERPLDYDRLIQVINERIDLVPRYRQVPRRVPGGIGMPVWVDDEHFDLSLHVRRSALPRPGGRDALHELVGRLIARRLDHERPLWELYLIEGLQGGELALLFKSHQALVDGSHTVDLAQVLLEETQRDRTIPHEEWTPRSAPGAIELVAGSVRSQLNRPSEVLWSGEYQWSRLTSKLPVLGPDSATHGPLVSSLSRHRRFTTVSAPLSDFRRVRDEHGGTVNDVILAAIAGGLRGWMLTRAEPVTAKTGFRAMVPMSVTRDGPAGDGLPTSLGPRVRGLMLTLPVGESNAVVRLHQVSYALKGHREMGSAVAANKMASLPGFATSTFHAVGARVAADESHRPYHLVITNVPGPQDPVYMAGQQLQEIYPAIPLTGHRTISVGVTSYDGHVYFGVVTDREAVPDADVLGQCILEALEELTETIGPRRTRAPRGRKRPT, encoded by the coding sequence ATGCAACGACTGAGCCCGCTCGATGCGATGTTCCTGCACCAGGACCATCCCGAGGCGCCGCGCCAGGTCGCCTCCCTGGCGATCATCACGCCCGGTGAGCGTCCCCTCGACTACGACCGGCTCATCCAGGTCATCAACGAGCGCATCGACCTGGTCCCGCGCTACCGCCAGGTGCCGCGCCGCGTGCCCGGCGGGATCGGGATGCCGGTGTGGGTGGACGACGAGCACTTCGACCTGTCCCTGCACGTGCGGCGCTCGGCGTTGCCGCGACCCGGAGGACGCGACGCCCTGCACGAGCTCGTGGGCCGACTCATCGCCCGACGGCTCGACCACGAGCGTCCGTTGTGGGAGCTCTACCTGATCGAGGGCCTCCAGGGCGGCGAGCTGGCCCTGCTGTTCAAGTCGCACCAGGCGCTCGTCGACGGCTCCCACACCGTCGACCTGGCCCAGGTGCTGCTCGAGGAGACCCAGCGCGATCGCACGATCCCGCACGAGGAGTGGACCCCGCGGTCCGCGCCCGGCGCGATCGAGCTGGTCGCCGGCTCCGTGCGGTCCCAGCTCAACCGCCCGTCCGAGGTGCTGTGGAGCGGCGAGTACCAGTGGTCCCGGCTCACGTCGAAGCTGCCGGTGCTGGGCCCGGACTCGGCCACCCACGGGCCGCTCGTCTCGTCGCTGTCGCGGCACCGCCGGTTCACGACCGTCAGCGCGCCGCTGAGCGACTTCCGGCGCGTGCGCGACGAGCACGGCGGCACGGTCAACGACGTGATCCTGGCGGCGATCGCCGGCGGCCTGCGGGGCTGGATGCTCACCCGGGCCGAGCCGGTCACCGCCAAGACCGGATTCCGCGCGATGGTGCCGATGTCGGTCACCCGCGACGGGCCGGCCGGTGACGGGCTCCCGACCTCGCTGGGCCCGCGCGTGCGCGGACTCATGCTCACGCTCCCGGTGGGGGAGTCCAACGCGGTCGTGCGCCTGCACCAGGTGTCCTACGCGCTGAAGGGCCACCGCGAGATGGGGTCGGCCGTGGCCGCGAACAAGATGGCCAGCCTCCCGGGCTTCGCCACCTCCACCTTCCACGCCGTGGGCGCCCGCGTCGCCGCCGACGAGTCGCACCGCCCGTACCACCTGGTGATCACCAACGTCCCCGGTCCGCAGGACCCCGTGTACATGGCCGGACAGCAGCTCCAGGAGATCTATCCCGCGATCCCGTTGACGGGCCACCGCACGATCTCGGTGGGCGTGACGTCCTACGACGGCCACGTCTACTTCGGGGTGGTCACCGATCGCGAGGCGGTGCCGGACGCCGACGTCCTGGGGCAGTGCATCCTGGAGGCGTTGGAAGAGCTGACCGAGACGATCGGTCCCCGTCGAACCCGCGCCCCGCGCGGAAGGAAGAGGCCCACATGA
- a CDS encoding MerR family transcriptional regulator has protein sequence MREDDETGVYAISVAAEMVAMQVQNLRVYERRGLLEPDRTAGGTRRYSRSDIRRLRRIRDLLAEGLNLAGIERVLALEAELERLQLENQRLRRTRPAP, from the coding sequence ATGCGTGAGGACGACGAGACCGGCGTGTACGCCATCTCGGTGGCCGCCGAGATGGTCGCGATGCAGGTGCAGAACCTGCGCGTCTACGAGCGCCGCGGCCTGCTCGAGCCCGATCGCACCGCCGGCGGCACCCGCCGCTACAGCCGCTCGGACATCCGGCGACTGAGGCGCATTCGCGACCTGCTGGCCGAGGGCCTGAACCTCGCGGGCATCGAACGGGTCCTCGCGCTGGAGGCCGAGCTCGAGCGACTGCAGCTCGAGAACCAGCGCCTGCGCCGGACCCGACCCGCGCCCTAG
- the secA gene encoding preprotein translocase subunit SecA, with amino-acid sequence MDSILRAGEGKILKRLDRIADQVNALSDEFAAMSDDELRAMTDEFKERLAGGESLDDLLPEAFATVREAASRVLGQRHFDVQLLGGAALHLGNIAEMKTGEGKTLVATLPSYLNALTGKGVHVVTVNDYLATYQSEMMGRVHHFLGLTVGVVVAGQTPAQRREAYACDITYGTNNEFGFDYLRDNMADSLDECVQRGHHFAIVDEVDSILIDEARTPLIISGPTEDEVKWYGEFARMIDGMRIDEHYEVDEKKRTVAVTEKAIDVVEDQLGIANLYDAVNTPLIGFLNNAVKAKELFKRDKDYVVIDGEVLIVDEHTGRLLEGRRYNEGLHQAIEAKEGVRIREEYQTLATITLQNYFRLYDKLSGMTGTAMTEAAEFDKIYKLGVVPIRTNKPVRRDDLPDLVYRTEDAKFNAVVDDIAGRHEKGQPVLVGTTSVAKSERLSKMLKKRGIAHEVLNAKQHDREAAIVARAGHKGAVTVATNMAGRGTDIMLGGSVEFLADADLRSKGLDPVETPEEYEAAWPEALERIEKQVAAEKEDVIAAGGLAVIGTERHESRRIDNQLRGRSGRQGDPGLTRFYLSLEDDLMRLFKGEWVNWILQTMKIPDDVPIENKRVTKSIASAQGLVEAQNFETRKNILKYDDVMSAQREVVYSQRRRVLEGEDLEPRVRQMIEDVTGAYVTAATQGYSTTWELDKLWTALRTLYPISLDPDQVVEEVGGLERLDAATLRRLVVEDALAAYDKREAELGDEVARELERRVVLSVLDRKWREHLYEMDYLREGIGLRAYSQRDPLVEYQREGYDLFNAMMEGISEESVGYLFNLSVEVEVEEGDDEAPQIMAKGLEPDTTPKQLSYSAPSEDGSAIAVDESVEVDDDEPDANEVARQNKAKEAARRKAKAARQSRKKNR; translated from the coding sequence ATCGACAGTATCCTGCGTGCGGGCGAGGGCAAGATCCTCAAGCGCCTCGACCGCATCGCCGACCAGGTCAACGCCCTGAGCGACGAGTTCGCCGCCATGAGCGATGACGAGCTGCGTGCCATGACGGACGAGTTCAAGGAGCGGTTGGCCGGCGGGGAATCGCTCGACGACCTGCTGCCCGAGGCCTTCGCCACGGTCCGCGAGGCCGCGTCGCGCGTGCTGGGCCAGCGGCACTTCGACGTCCAGCTGCTGGGCGGCGCCGCACTGCACCTGGGCAACATCGCCGAGATGAAGACCGGTGAGGGCAAGACCCTCGTCGCGACGCTGCCGTCGTACCTGAACGCCTTGACCGGCAAGGGCGTCCACGTGGTCACGGTCAACGACTACCTGGCCACCTACCAGTCCGAGATGATGGGCCGCGTCCATCACTTCCTGGGCCTCACGGTCGGCGTCGTCGTGGCCGGCCAGACGCCCGCGCAGCGCCGCGAGGCCTACGCCTGTGACATCACCTACGGCACGAACAACGAGTTCGGCTTCGACTACCTGCGCGACAACATGGCCGACAGCCTGGACGAGTGCGTCCAGCGCGGTCACCACTTCGCGATCGTCGACGAGGTCGACTCGATCCTCATCGACGAGGCCCGCACGCCGCTGATCATCTCGGGCCCCACCGAGGACGAGGTCAAGTGGTACGGCGAGTTCGCCCGGATGATCGACGGGATGCGGATCGACGAGCACTACGAGGTCGACGAGAAGAAGCGCACCGTCGCCGTCACCGAGAAGGCCATCGACGTCGTCGAGGACCAGCTCGGCATCGCCAACCTGTACGACGCGGTCAACACGCCGCTGATCGGCTTCCTGAACAACGCCGTCAAGGCCAAGGAGCTGTTCAAGCGCGACAAGGACTACGTCGTCATCGACGGCGAGGTCCTGATCGTCGACGAGCACACCGGCCGTCTGCTCGAGGGACGTCGCTACAACGAGGGCCTGCACCAGGCGATCGAGGCCAAGGAGGGCGTGCGGATCCGCGAGGAGTACCAGACGCTCGCCACGATCACGCTGCAGAACTACTTCCGCCTGTACGACAAGCTCTCGGGCATGACCGGTACGGCCATGACCGAGGCCGCCGAGTTCGACAAGATCTACAAGCTGGGCGTCGTTCCGATCCGCACGAACAAGCCCGTGCGACGCGACGACCTGCCCGACCTCGTCTACCGCACCGAGGACGCGAAGTTCAACGCCGTCGTCGACGACATCGCCGGACGCCACGAGAAGGGCCAGCCGGTCCTGGTCGGCACCACGAGCGTCGCCAAGAGCGAGCGCCTGAGCAAGATGCTCAAGAAGCGCGGCATCGCGCACGAGGTCCTCAACGCCAAGCAGCACGACCGTGAGGCCGCGATCGTCGCCCGCGCCGGTCACAAGGGCGCCGTCACGGTCGCCACGAACATGGCCGGCCGCGGTACCGACATCATGCTCGGCGGCAGCGTCGAGTTCCTGGCCGACGCCGATCTGCGCAGCAAGGGGCTCGACCCGGTCGAGACGCCCGAGGAGTACGAGGCTGCCTGGCCCGAGGCCCTCGAGCGGATCGAGAAGCAGGTCGCTGCCGAGAAGGAGGACGTCATCGCCGCCGGTGGCCTCGCGGTGATCGGCACCGAGCGCCACGAGTCGCGCCGCATCGACAACCAGCTGCGTGGCCGCTCCGGCCGTCAGGGCGACCCGGGCCTGACCCGGTTCTACCTGTCGCTCGAGGACGACCTCATGCGCCTGTTCAAGGGCGAGTGGGTCAACTGGATCCTGCAGACGATGAAGATCCCCGACGACGTGCCGATCGAGAACAAGCGCGTCACCAAGTCGATCGCGTCGGCGCAGGGCCTGGTCGAGGCGCAGAACTTCGAGACTCGCAAGAACATCTTGAAGTACGACGACGTCATGAGCGCCCAGCGCGAGGTCGTCTACTCCCAGCGCCGCCGGGTGCTCGAGGGCGAGGACCTCGAGCCGCGCGTGCGCCAGATGATCGAGGACGTCACGGGCGCCTACGTCACGGCCGCCACGCAGGGCTACTCCACGACGTGGGAGCTCGACAAGCTCTGGACCGCGTTGCGCACCCTGTACCCGATCTCGCTCGACCCCGACCAGGTCGTCGAGGAGGTCGGCGGGCTGGAGCGCCTCGACGCGGCGACGCTGCGCAGGCTCGTCGTCGAGGACGCGCTCGCCGCGTACGACAAGCGTGAGGCCGAGCTGGGCGACGAGGTCGCCCGTGAGCTCGAGCGCCGGGTCGTGCTGAGCGTGCTCGACCGCAAGTGGCGCGAGCACCTCTACGAGATGGACTACCTCCGCGAGGGCATCGGCCTGCGCGCGTACAGCCAGCGTGACCCGCTGGTCGAGTACCAGCGCGAGGGCTACGACCTGTTCAACGCGATGATGGAGGGCATCTCCGAGGAGTCCGTGGGCTACCTGTTCAACCTCAGCGTCGAGGTCGAGGTCGAGGAGGGCGACGACGAGGCCCCCCAGATCATGGCCAAGGGTCTCGAGCCGGACACGACGCCCAAGCAGCTGTCGTACTCGGCCCCGTCGGAGGACGGGTCGGCGATCGCGGTCGACGAGTCGGTCGAGGTCGACGACGACGAGCCGGACGCCAACGAGGTCGCCCGCCAGAACAAGGCCAAGGAGGCCGCTCGCCGCAAGGCGAAGGCCGCTCGCCAGTCGCGCAAGAAGAACCGCTGA
- a CDS encoding AAA family ATPase: MTEPVRVAVAACGAHWEAAALDEVEHDPRLVLVRRCVDVADLLATAGTHRIDVALLAVDSPGLDAAVVDRLAESGVRVASVGADGTDLGIEHTARLGELAAMGAVPVQSREAEGEPGRLVAVWGATGAPGRSTLAVSLAAAAAASGHHTALVDADVYGGSLSQLLGVLDEVSGIMAACRDVNRGRPEAATSHLLSVGPHWDLLTGLPRSDMWHHLRPEALERVLRALCRDHELVVVDCGFGVEAGFGQQPSRDQVTRRVLDLADEVMVVGRVDPIGLARLVRALDDAEPWTRPPRLVLNGFRGALGWTEREVAQTVRELTGQTPWAFLPQDGPGHDLALMTGRPLREVSPGSGYVSRVERLAADLVAVR, encoded by the coding sequence GTGACCGAACCCGTGCGGGTGGCCGTCGCCGCCTGCGGAGCCCACTGGGAGGCCGCCGCGCTCGACGAGGTCGAGCACGACCCGCGCCTGGTCCTCGTGCGCCGGTGCGTCGACGTGGCCGATCTGCTCGCGACGGCCGGCACGCACCGGATCGACGTCGCCCTGCTGGCCGTCGACAGTCCGGGCCTGGACGCCGCCGTGGTGGACCGCCTCGCCGAGTCCGGCGTGCGGGTCGCCTCGGTCGGGGCCGACGGCACGGACCTGGGCATCGAGCACACGGCGCGACTGGGCGAGTTGGCGGCGATGGGCGCCGTGCCGGTGCAGTCGCGCGAGGCCGAGGGCGAGCCCGGCCGGCTGGTCGCGGTCTGGGGCGCGACCGGCGCTCCGGGTCGCAGCACGCTGGCGGTCTCGCTCGCGGCCGCGGCCGCGGCGAGCGGCCATCACACGGCCCTGGTCGATGCGGACGTGTACGGCGGCTCTCTCAGCCAGCTGCTGGGCGTCCTCGACGAGGTCAGCGGGATCATGGCGGCCTGCCGCGACGTCAACCGTGGCCGGCCCGAGGCCGCCACGTCCCACCTGCTGAGCGTGGGCCCGCACTGGGACCTGCTGACCGGTCTGCCCCGCTCCGACATGTGGCACCACCTGCGACCCGAGGCCCTCGAACGCGTGCTGCGTGCGCTCTGCCGCGACCACGAGCTCGTCGTGGTCGACTGCGGCTTCGGGGTGGAGGCCGGGTTCGGCCAGCAGCCGTCCCGCGACCAGGTGACCCGGCGCGTCCTCGACCTGGCCGACGAGGTGATGGTGGTCGGCCGGGTCGACCCGATCGGCCTGGCCCGGCTCGTGCGCGCCCTCGACGACGCCGAGCCGTGGACGCGGCCGCCCCGGCTCGTGCTCAACGGATTCCGCGGTGCGCTGGGCTGGACCGAGCGCGAGGTCGCGCAGACGGTCCGTGAGCTGACGGGCCAGACGCCGTGGGCGTTCCTGCCCCAGGACGGCCCGGGCCACGACCTGGCGCTCATGACCGGCCGCCCCCTCCGCGAGGTGTCTCCGGGCTCGGGATACGTGTCCCGGGTCGAGCGGCTGGCCGCGGATCTGGTGGCCGTCCGGTGA